The sequence below is a genomic window from Lycium ferocissimum isolate CSIRO_LF1 chromosome 9, AGI_CSIRO_Lferr_CH_V1, whole genome shotgun sequence.
gaaccgaactagtttggttcggtgttcaataatccaccttcaaaaaaccgaacccgaaatagccaaaccgaagtttgataaaaccgaaccgaaaaaccgaacgcccacccctagtcAAGACAACACAAGTTTAATTGTAATAAAGGCACAAGAAATATGAATAAATaggctcagcccattttgggGCTGCGTGCCAATTTGTTTCCACTATTGGGCTTAGCCGAAAATTTTGTTCTTTGTGTAATTTGGTTGAAACGGGGGGGACGTCTTGAGGGGGAAAGGAtttcgttgggccttggcccgacaccgaatgcggaagacgagtccctcggactcgtatgtgAGGTTCATGCATAAAAAGATATGAGAGAAAAAGATTAATATACGATCAATAAGGcttaaacatgtaaaaataCAAATTCAAAGCAACTCcatagattatatatatatagactatgtatatttaagtatatttCATGCATACACAGTCATAGGGATGTATTAGATACGCTAACATATATGAATTCAAATAAACCCAAAATCATCACGGCATTTCACACAGATCTGATCCTACACTCTTGAACCTTCCACGAGACAGTTTGAGGGCAGGAAAACAGCAAACCAATATTCCATAGGATACTTACTAAGTATAGCAGTCTATGAGCAACTTAACGACTTTAATGAACACTATGGACTGCCTCTGATTAATATATCAACAGCTTCCAAACAAGCAAAACCAATTGATATGTGTAAACTGGACAAAACGAAATAACATTCTTGACATGCAACTAATGTTTCAACATCAATCAGTCAATGACACACCCTTAAGATGCACATAGAATTTCCTAAGATATGCTTCACGTAGACAGAATTTGGGACTTGCATGTACAGTTCCCCTTAAATTTGTTTAAAGCAGGTATTTATCAACTATTTTAACTGAACGACCATATGACCTTGTGCAGCTATCAACAGCCGCATGACACTCCTAATAGGACGGACAGAATTCCAATGATATCTTGCTAAGCTAAATGGTCAACCTAGTAGTTCGTACCTGAACACATGATTTTGATGCAAGTAAAATGGACATGAGCCGTACGCATGTACTACCTTCATGAGACAACCCAATCCTATTAAATGATACTCTTAGCTAAACATAAGACATGCGATTTTATTCAAATGAAATGTGCACAATATAACCAAATAAGTTGGTAAACCTTTGAACGTGCGTTATTGATCATTCAAGCCTACAAGTTAGCCTTTAACACACATAGAGATGTGCTTGATTTATATAGGACTCTCCTAAGCTTAACTTAAGCTTAACTAACCAGAGAAGAAACTGAAATTTGTAAGCGGGTGGTCTAAACATGTGACTGATCCTTTACGAAAAGAAACCCCCGGCAACATCACTTTAATTTAGATTGAAGATGGCACGTATATAGCTAGGCAGTTGTTGATTAGCAAACCAAACATTTGCATCAAATAGGCATGATCAATCCAAACTAAAGATGATTGACCGGTTACTGAAATGTAGACTGGTCATTTGTATACTAACTAAACATGAGTGAAGATTTATTATAATGCAAACAAGAAGACAATCAGCCACAGGGGATTCAGCTATGTTAAGATGCTTAGCAGGATAAGAAACGAAATCAAACTGAACTAAACTAACACCAAAACTTATCAGAACCAACTTTGTGGACTAGGATAGAGACATTAAGGATACCATATTAGGCTAAGATAGATAGCCTTTGTTGCTTAAAGTTATTAATCCTGCTAGTCCAGCCAACTAAACCATATTTAGGTATGAAGTCATATCCAAAAAGGTGCAATCATGTATAAACATATGTTGACATTTTAATTAAGATCAAACGATACACGCCAACAGATCTGATACTTGTTTTAGGCATGATGAGCGATGCTAGGTTTGGTAAAGAATTCCAAGTAACGAGAAGCGACATCGTGTTAACAATAAACCATATAAGCAAACAAAAAGACGGAATGAAATAGCACACTATAAACCAAAGCTGAACCATCAGAATGCCATTATCGATATCATAGCGAGGCATCAATGGATAGAAATTCTTTATATATCTTAACCAATTTGTAACTTATCAATGAATCATATAGGTGAATCATATTTGAGTTACTTCATATGCCAGCCGACTTGGCTAGATTTGGATTTCGACAATGATTAAGTTAAATGGCAACGGAGACGAGACGATGTCTAACTTAAACTAACATACACTTAGTGAAATAGCGACTACCTACACCAAAAAAAGAAACGATTGAACCCGCCATAAGCAACCGTGTAATCGACCAATCTCATTCGAATTATTCATTCGGTTGTCAGCTTGATGGCCGAGGCAAGTTTGAAAAGAACTATTAGAATTAAGCATGAAACTTTAAACCAAAGCACTGACTTGATATTTGGATAAGCTCACTCGACATCTATTTAACAATTACAAAGAAGGAATGCCAAGTTCACGTACGGAGGTCACTTATTTTTACCATATCTATTAtagttcatgtatatataccaAGTTGTCAAGTTAACAAACTCCATATCCAAGCTCAAAAGGTTTGCCATACTGACACATAACCAAATTCAAAACATCTTCATCTGCATATCcgtaataaatacttttaaaagcTATCAGACCCAATCTAGATAACTTGGATCTTGCTTTAAATTGATATTTAAGCACACAGCAATTTAACTTATCACATGCTATCACTAATTGGTATAATCATCTTCGGATAAACTTACGAACACATAAATACGAAATTAAGCGGATTGAATTGAGACATAAACGGCTAAACTACATTAACtctttgaagtgaaattaaACCACTGAATAAAACATGAACCTCTAGATATCTTAACTATTAAAGCGAAACTAAACTAACTAGAGGGAAGTTGTTCCACCTTTCCGAGTGCGGCGAAGTGGGTTTTGAATCTCCGATCTATGCTACGAACACTTGTCCGTCAGGAGCTTGCGATTAGTAAGCCAACGCAAACGAAAAAACAGCGTGGTATTCTTCTCGATATTCAACACGGTTACGATTACGGATTCGGGAATCCTTTCTTTTCCGATCTTGTTCCTCTTTTTTAGGGATCTtccgtctctctctctctctctctctttatagagcgagagagagagaggagcgagagagagagagagagagagagagagagagagagagagtgagagtGGAATGGGGGAGAGGAGGGGGAGCGGCGTGGTGGAGAGAAGATGACGATGAAAGAGGGAGAGAAGAgaggcggggggggggggtgcggcTAAGGagatgaaaaagagagaagattaGGGATTAGTTTTAGGTGGAGCTGATGAGATGAAAAAAAGGGAGTGGGCCGGTCGGGTCGGGTCAGACGTTATTGGGCTGGCCCGGTATAAGGAATGATGTGGGCTGATCATTGTCTGGGTAGTTTAGGCAGATGTGGGCTCAATTTTTATGGCTTTCTCCTTTCAACTTAATTCTTTTTTGGGCTACTTAGTAATTAACTTCTACAACTCCTAAGTAATTAACTTGTATATATTATGATGAAAATTAgtgattaatatgtagaaaataaggatttaataaagtgttgacttataattaatttaacgactCCAAATCCAGAAATGAAATGATGACAAATCATAAAAGTTGTAATAAAGTAATACTATTAATATTGATAgtagaataatgaaaatgaaagtaataatattaatagtagtaaaaatagaagagaaaaataaaatatttagatttaattaatttaaaagcccaaggaaataaactgaaataaaggagggacaaaattgggtgtcaacaatatatatatatactgtaacAAACGAATCTATTGTCACTTTCGTCAACCAAATAGATTAAAAtgcatccacatatcctatacctcacttactaaTTTAATTGTTACCAAATTCGAGGTAAACAACTATACTGTTGTCAAACAAGTTTAGCATATATGAATAAAAAGATTCTTATCATTAGGCATGTTATTATCGAAGTTCACAAAGTCCTCTATTTTTGGATAAGATTCAATGAGTCATATCTCCCATTATGCAACCACCTTCATTTCCTTCTGATGCATAATAATTCACATTTTAAGTTATCAAACTTAAGATAGAAGAAGTATCACTAGTCAGCTATTGCTTATCAACATTGTATGTGGCCAGCTCTTTCATAACCTACTCATACTTTGCTGAAAAACTTATGACCGAAATAAGCCATTATTTAAAccaattcaccaaaataatacttttttaaaaaaatttacagAATTAGAATAAACGtattaggtaatattttatttaaaaaatctaACGGGCAAAAAAGTTAGTGGTTGACGGTGTTAAAGGATAATACGTACTTGTGAATaacattttacccttaatacgtAACTGAGAGTAACGACTCTAAGAATATATGCACCAACAACTTTTGTACGAAATCTGACAATGATTGATTTTAAAGTCGTAACCCAAAGTTACGAATTCAGGCTAAAACGTAACCGACAGTAACGTTTCTACAATGATCCAGTGAGCTGagtttaatattttgatttcaaaagaATGAGATAGATCATTGTCATCCAGTGAACTTATGACAGTGCAGGCTAAAAGAAttataaaaaagataaatatgtcatatttcattttatttgtattaatttaattagatacgaaattttaagaaaataaaaaaacttttaaattttgtggttttaataaatatattattatatttcttatataactTTAAACCTATTATGTTATATGtcgaaataaaaataatagtattaaatataaaaagtgtatttaaagaaaatacataaattgaaTCGGAGTGAATCTTAAAAGACCCACATTATAATGTTCATACGTACAGATTAGCTGTGTTTCATGGCTTAAACATGACATATGAATTGTCATCATAATTTTAATGTGAATTACAATTCAACGATAAAATATGTACTAATGTACATGTAGTTTTTTGTGACGTATATAAGTGAgatatcatacgtataaaacCAATCAAAATTCTTATGCAAAAACTTGAGTTTTTTTTACTACAAGTATAATTGATTGgacaaattttcttaaatatctATAACTAAGACCAAATTCACTGTCAATTTTTTCTAAAGTGTATAGACTTTCCAAATAAAGGAACACTCTCAAACACCATATACATAATATGTTCTAAATATAGGCGGAGCTATGATTTAAAATTTCGGCATTATGAACTCATCATCAAATGGACAGCTCGTTTTACTAATttgtttacaattaaaatgGCTATAATAAAAGTGATTATCTCATTCTTTCGAGCCCAAATGATTAAACTCGTTCACTGGATCATTGTAGAAACGTTACTGTCAGTGACGTTTTAGCCTGAAATCGTTACTTTGGGTTACGACTTTAAAATCAATCAATGTCAAATTTCGTACAAAAGTTGGCCTTGCCTGGATTCTTAGAGTCGTTACTTTCAGTTACGTATTAATGATAAAACGTTACTCACAAGTACGTATTATCCTTTAACACCGTCAACCACTAACTTTTTTGccctttaaatttttgaaataaaataatgtcTAATACGTTACTGCAGAATACGTTTATTCTAGTTctgtaaattttcaaaaaaatgtattattttgataaattgttttaaataatgGCTTACTTCGGTCAAAAATTCAAACTTATTAGAGTACAATAGAAAAAGGAGAATAAATAActcatgtagaaatgaatattATTGCAAGTTGAAAAGAGGAACCATGTCTAGCTTGCTTCCATATGCCATTTGCACCGAGTATGAGAATGTCATGTTTAATTTATTATGtacattttataaaatgataaagTAACGTTCTTTCCTTGTGATATATTTGAGATAATGGAAATTTAATTTCCACTATATTTCCTAAAATTTCTAGTTCCTGTTGGCTCTTTATTTGCTCGTCCTGAGTCACTATCTTAATTAACCTGgctaattcattttattttgagcATAATTCACTCTCACAATCGATAGGAGAGCAAAATAACCGGCCTAGAAACACATTGAGGGAtggggctcctctccattttcactctctccattttccccaagttcctATTTGGATGAAAGACACATGTGAtagttaataattaattattgaaCTCTAATTGCCCAAATCAAGGTCCTAACCATAGTTAgaataacaaatattttctttatttactccAAAAAATTTGACAATCCCAAAATTCTAACTAAAACATTATCTCACCCATAAATTAatcgtaaattttttttcttttcctatttattatgcgctcttctttttttttttttttttgcttcttttgaacaattttttttctgtACAGTTCTTCTTAATTTTCCCCCCTACGTCCATCTGGATAtgttcccaatttttttttttttttttgtatacttcgtgctttaattttaattcaagaaaagaaaatttataagtcatttatatgACACATAATaaataggaaagaaagaaaatttttggattaatttataGGCGAGATAATGTTTTAGCTAGAATTTTGGGATTGTCAAATCTTTTTagagtaaataaagaaaatatttgttattcTAACTATGGTTGGGACCTTGATTTGGGAAATTAGATCTCAACCATTAATTATTAACTATGACATGTGTCTTTCATCCAAATaggaacttggggaaaatggagagagtagaaatggagaggagccccaTCCCACGTTGAGGCCACTTAAATATTAGTAACTCTTCGAgcctaataaaatattttgaagacaCGTCtggactaaaaaagaaagaaaaaagaaaaaagaaaaaagaaaaaagagacaaGGTTAGTAAAAGTTTCATTTCTTACTAGCTTAGATTATAAcgaaattatattgcataatCACTGGTCGATGGGCTATTAAGTACTATAAATATAAGTTTCCACCACAAGATGAGGAAAAATTCAAGCTGAAAAATATCAAGGGCCTTAAAATTCATAACACTGGGTATAATTAGATCAAATTGTTGATAAGCTTTCAATGATTTGAAAAGGCATCTTCacgtattatttttattttggatcAAAGAGAAATATTGCATATTTATTACTATTTGATTCTAAGAATATGAACATGTAGTCTATGTCAGCGTTTGTTTGTTTTCCAAACCCTTTGGTACCTCCAATCATACGGAGCCAAGTATATTATTATTCCAAGATACCAACATTACCATGACAACATCCTTACATGTTGGAATGAGACTTCTCATTAAAAAACGTTCTAAACAAATGGCTTTAAAAAGTCAACACATTCAAAATAATGCAAGATGTCCAATTCATCTTTGGATTAAGTTACCAGCTCAAAAAGCTAAACTTCCCATTTGGTCATCCAAATTATACTCTTTTCCAAGGTTTAACTTACTACTCCAAACATCCTTAGGCTTCTACTTGGAAATTAAGATCATAAATTGATTGTCTATAAGCTGAGGTGTTAAGGTGAAGAAATAAAATGCAGTCAGCAATCTTTTGttaccatttttttaaaataaattttgttaaAAAGAGGACAAATCAACcttttattaaataattagaGTTTACGTATGCTAATCCTACTAGGGTACAACTCAGATGCCCCTTAAACTGAATCTTGGGGTAGTCTCAAATAATATATCACAATTAAGAAAGTGAATTATTGAACCTGAATGagaatttttctcttccttGGGAGCCACAACAATTTTTCCAGAATATATTAATCCCATTTTTAACTCCTTGAAAAGGTCTAAGAATCTCTTTATATAAAGGATTCTCTTTCTGcacaaataaggaaaaaaaaaaaaaggaatagaaaAGAGCAGTTGACACACAATGGGTATCTGTATATCCACTGCATCTTTAGAGATTCATGCTGTTGATTTTGGCAATGAAAATGTGGTTCATTATCAAGACAACAACAACGGGTACCAACAAGTTGGTTCTGTTTTTTCTCAACAAGGAAGCAAAGGACTTAATCAAGACTCTGCTATTCTCTATCAGGTTTGTCATCAATCCTCTTTCATTTGCATGTCCAGTGAGTTTTATTACAGAACTGAAAGGTATGTTCAAATTCATTATATGGGCTACCTAAAAATGGAAACTTTCGTTTTATGGCAGGGGTATGGTGTAGAAAATGGAGCTTTCGGAGGAGTTTTCGATGGGCATGGAGAGAATGGACATATAGTCAGCAAGTTAGTTATGAATAAACTGCCATCTTTGCTTCTGAAACAGATAGCCTCTCTGCCAAGAATCACTTCTCTGGGCAAGAATTTTAACAAGTGGAAAGAGGCTTTTCTGAGTTCCTTTAAGTTGATGGACAAAGATATTAGAAGTATAGAGAAATTGGACTGTTCTTGCAGTGGAACAACTGCTGTGGTTGCTATAAGACAGGTAATGAGAAAGTCTTTCTCTGATCATCCAGAGATCAGAACGTCATTTAGATTTCAGCAAAGGTTTTGGAGAATCTAATATAGaaatgttttatatgttacaggaGGATGATCTGATTATCGCTAATCTTGGTGATTCTAGAGCTGTACTAGGAAGAAAGTCGGAGGAGGGAGTAATTGAGGCTGTTCAGTTAACTACTGATTTGAAGCCTAGCCTGCCTTGTAAGACTCTTAATTCTTCCTGACTATTGACATTATACTTGGCACAGTTCAGTCCCAAAATGTACTTACTGAACTGTTTGATGCAGCTGAAGCAGAAAGAATAAGAAATTGTGATGGCAGAGTGCTAGCACTTCAAGAAGAGCCACATATAAAGAGAGTGTGGTTACCCCATGTAGACGTTCCCGGATTAGCCATGTCTAGAGCTTTTGGAGATTTCATGCTCAAAAACTATGGCATAATCTCTAAGCCTGATGTCTCCTATCACCATATATCTCCCCATGATCAGTTTCTCGTTCTAGCAACCGATGGGGTAAGCCTACTTTAACTAtgtactactactattattttaTTCTGTTTGAGGTCTTCTTTTCTCTGTTTCTACAACACCTGACCTACCctttttttaattgtaaaatAGGTGTGGGATGTGCTGAGCAACGACCAAGTTGTGTCAATAGTATGTGCAGCAAATAATGCAGCCGCAGCCTCAGAGGCAGTGGTACAGGCTTCTTTAGATGCATGGAAACAGAAGTTTCCTAACAGCAAGAGAGATGATTGCACTGCAATCTGCCTGTTCTTGCATCAACAAGCACCTCTGCAAAATAGTACTTGAAGCCAAAGCTATATACAAGTTCATTGTGCTTACACGTAATCGACTATCTGTCGTGCTGGAGTTGCGAAAGTTTGGGTGATGCTATTTCTATTTAGCAGTGTAGATAACACGTAAACAACTATCTGTCAGATTTTAAATTCAATGTAGAAATTTTGGAGACAAATGTATGTAGACTACAAAGTCGTGAGATGAAAGTAAAGcgttttcttttgctttttaaaaaacatatacaaacatttTGTTTACATATTGCGCAGTCATTTATCTGATAAGACCCTTCAGGTCGAGCAATAAACAAGGAGAAAGAGAAACCGAAAAATGAAAGGAGCTGCTTCACCATATCATTACTTGTTATCGACAAAAATCAAAAACCTTAGGCACCAGGCAATACTTCAAAATTATGGCCAAGATTTTTGAAGTTTTAATCAAAAGAATATACAGACAAAAATCAAACCTTAATGTAGCAATCAATACGACTTGcttctctccactcttctaaAAAAATTGCTATACTTTAATCTGATTTGGAACAATTTCAGGCCACTGCAAAGATACGTATTTACTCTTTTGAATTAGATGGAAAAAAACGACAGGGAAGAGAATGGATGCAAAAGTTCACAAGTGAATTCAGCTTGAAATCCCGTCATATCAggcttttaaaaaatcaagtTGATTCATTTATCAGATTCCCTAGTCTAAGCTGATCGCCATTTGCAACTCACATCAACTCTATACATCTTTCAGATCACCTTATCGCAGCATATTATATGAGCTATTCTCAAAACAAGCTTCTTCATTTTGGAGCAGTTCTTGCTTGAGCTTATCCTACTTCAATTgcttctgatttttttttttttgggggggttgggggggggggtgggggtgatgAAGCATTAATGAACATGGGTATATACACATAATATGAGAACAAAGGAAAGGATCGGCGATTTAAATTATGTATGCAACTGTGTACAAAACACAGCATGCTGTGCTGGAAAGATCACTAACATTACGAGAAACAGCTCCATGAGGCCTTTATTAAAGGtctatttattcttttgtttgaTGGAAGGTAGAACAAAAACCTTCAGCATTGTCGAAAATAATCATGCTTACTGAACCTGATGATGGAATTCATGATCTTCCAGGTTGTGTGATAAAAGTGTTACATGCACAGGGGACAAATATAAACTAAATAAACAGTAAAGAATTATGACCCACCACAAACTCCTTCCCTTTCAACATTATCTCTTTGTATACATTTAGATCTCGCACTTCAAGGATTCTACATAATATTCCAACCACCTGTTCGGAAACGCCTGCCATCGACCTGTAAATTTTACAGCAGCATCATCAACTAATCACAACTGGAAACCATGAAAGGGAAACTCAAGAATCATATAAAAATGGTTTCAACAAACAAGATTCTCTTTGAGAAAGAGGACAGCAAAATAGGAAACTTATATGGAAAGTGCTAGAATTTCAGCAAAGCATGAGACTGGAGGTTGGAAATGGGAACAGAATCAGGTTTCGGACAAATTTATGGTTAAGGGGAGGAGAATTAACCTTGTTACTAATAAAATTTGTACAGTTGCATAATGTTAGGTGAATCTCACAAATGGTCACACAACTATACAACTGTAGTTTGTTTTGCACCAAAGTCActcaattttcttttgtaaCTTACAAGTCGCAAAGACGGTAACCTTGGTGGCCAAATGGTGCACAAGTGCAACAAAACTATGTTTATTCAATTTAcgataaaaatacacggtatttACCAAAAGGggttccaaaaatttatatacaaaaggTATATCGCGGGGCCGATCCACGATATACCCCAAAGTTTTTTTCAAGTTGCCGAGCCAatcaacgaaaaattaaaaaaaaatatttgaacgTATTGATCTTTTTATCCACGTTTTATGCttctaaagttttttttttttttttttttttttagcagcactaaaaaaaaaaaaattggtaaactttttttttttgcaacacttagtgacTACCAATGATTAATCGTGTGTGAAGACAGAGAAATACTGAGGACGAAGAAGAAGTAtgattctttttctcctttttgatttcttcctttctctcttttgttGCCTTTTTCAAAAATGGAATGGCCGatcatgaattctatgacgtttTTAAGACCTCACTAAGCGCCAACCACTTTTCCAACGTGGGGTTTCATTCCTCTCGGCCGGGCTCTCGCGTGTCCGGATTTCGTATcatatagaacacgatattttttttgcgtacaaaatcttttctgaaatacatcaatgatacgtagacgttcatcgtcattttaggggttcataaaggtgcccgaagtaagttttgtttgaaaaaacttagtgtttgactgtaaggttattttagtcaactttatatgtcgagaaaattaatcagctttatttttaaaaattgaaaccgcagaagtgaaattgacattcacagaTACATTACCCTgtgatttttacgttgaaatctattgcgtatcatcatcttataagtaaataaaactgaaaatttcacgccaatttgggggaaaatcgaaattgaatgggataaaaggagtt
It includes:
- the LOC132069222 gene encoding probable protein phosphatase 2C 72; translated protein: MGICISTASLEIHAVDFGNENVVHYQDNNNGYQQVGSVFSQQGSKGLNQDSAILYQGYGVENGAFGGVFDGHGENGHIVSKLVMNKLPSLLLKQIASLPRITSLGKNFNKWKEAFLSSFKLMDKDIRSIEKLDCSCSGTTAVVAIRQEDDLIIANLGDSRAVLGRKSEEGVIEAVQLTTDLKPSLPSEAERIRNCDGRVLALQEEPHIKRVWLPHVDVPGLAMSRAFGDFMLKNYGIISKPDVSYHHISPHDQFLVLATDGVWDVLSNDQVVSIVCAANNAAAASEAVVQASLDAWKQKFPNSKRDDCTAICLFLHQQAPLQNST